In Symphalangus syndactylus isolate Jambi chromosome 15, NHGRI_mSymSyn1-v2.1_pri, whole genome shotgun sequence, the following are encoded in one genomic region:
- the LOC129464215 gene encoding uncharacterized protein produces the protein MLPPSVLVGGGSQGLPEVSTPREAWLLSGALLWRDSPRPISGPPPASPAPLGSLRTENPDFQREAAGVGPLGTCRVELPHTQGSPSALPRRSGGGGKSRGSPKPVDGAMKKTSGFRRAKGELPKVGAGAGSESAADASSQPRRHDPDKGIDRPHRAVGEDRTETMRRILSLPKSGVDDRDEKSRVFLEFLSSVPQKDFILHKKKP, from the exons ATGCTGCCTCCAAGTGTGCTTGTGGGTGGCGGATCCCAGGGCCTCCCGGAAGTGTCCACTCCTCGGGAGGCCTGGCTGCTCAGCGGCGCCCTTCTGTGGCGAGACTCGCCCAGGCCCATATCCGGCCCACCTCCCGCCAGCCCGGCTCCCCTGGGCAGCCTCAGGACAGAGAACCCTGATTTTCAGAGGGAGGCTGCGGGTGTGGGGCCTCTAGGCACTTGCAGGGTGGAGCTACCCCACACCCAGGGCTCACCCTCAGCCCTCCCCAGGCGTTCCGGAGGCGGCGGAAAGTCCAGAGGGTCTCCGAAGCCGGTAGACGGGGCCATGAAGAAGACGTCGGGCTTCAGGAGGGCAAAGGGCGAGCTGCCCAAGGTGGGCGCGGGCGCCGGGAGTGAGAGTGCGGCCGACGCCTCCTCCCAGCCCAGGCGCCACGACCCGGACAAGGGGATCGACAGGCCCCACAGAGCTGTCGGCGAGGACCGGACAGAGACGATGCGGCGGATCCTTTCTCTGCCTAAGAGTGGCGTGGATGACAGGGACGAGAAGAGCAG GGTCTTTTTGGAGTTCCTGAGCTCAGTGCCCCAGAAGGATTTCATACTGCACAAGAAAAAGCCTTAA